In a genomic window of Candidatus Binatia bacterium:
- a CDS encoding acyl-CoA dehydrogenase family protein: MRRDVFTEDHEMFREQFRRFAEREIVPKIEGWNAAGMTDRETWRRMGEGGFLGAHAPAEYGGAGGDFLYDVVVMEELASLRAHALMMYLHSDICMPYITVYGSEEQKRRYLPRVISGEMVMGIAMTEPGTGSDLANVQTRARRDGDGWILNGSKIFISNGQIGDLFVVVAKTDPDARPPHKGISLFLVESSFPGFVRGRKLDKLGLKGQDTSELAFEDCRLPKDALLGREGEGFRMLMEMLQQERLCIAVTALASCRRSLADTMAYVKERRAFGQPIAAFQNTQFKLVELATQVEVGQAFVDKLLAAHVRGENIVTEVSMAKWWTTNLQKRLTSECLQLHGGYGFMTEYPISQDYADAAVQTIYAGTNEIMKVIIAKRLGLAS, from the coding sequence ATGCGTCGAGACGTCTTCACCGAGGACCACGAGATGTTCCGCGAGCAGTTCCGCCGCTTCGCGGAGCGCGAGATCGTCCCCAAGATCGAGGGCTGGAACGCGGCCGGGATGACCGACCGCGAGACCTGGCGACGCATGGGCGAGGGGGGCTTCCTCGGTGCGCACGCGCCGGCCGAGTACGGCGGCGCGGGCGGCGACTTCCTCTACGACGTGGTGGTGATGGAGGAGCTCGCATCGCTGCGCGCGCACGCGCTGATGATGTACCTGCACTCCGACATCTGCATGCCCTACATCACCGTCTATGGCAGCGAGGAGCAGAAGCGCCGCTACCTGCCGCGGGTGATCTCCGGCGAGATGGTGATGGGCATCGCGATGACCGAGCCCGGCACCGGCTCGGACCTCGCGAACGTCCAGACCCGCGCCCGGCGTGACGGCGACGGCTGGATCCTCAACGGCTCGAAGATCTTCATCTCGAACGGGCAGATCGGCGACCTCTTCGTCGTCGTCGCCAAGACCGACCCGGACGCGCGCCCGCCGCACAAGGGGATCAGCCTGTTCCTGGTCGAGTCGAGCTTCCCGGGCTTCGTGCGCGGCCGCAAGCTCGACAAGCTCGGGCTCAAGGGTCAGGACACGAGCGAGCTCGCCTTCGAGGACTGCCGCCTGCCGAAGGATGCGCTGCTCGGCCGCGAGGGCGAGGGCTTCCGCATGCTCATGGAGATGCTGCAGCAGGAACGGCTGTGCATCGCCGTGACCGCGCTCGCGTCGTGCCGTCGGTCGCTCGCCGACACCATGGCCTACGTCAAGGAGCGTCGGGCCTTCGGTCAGCCGATCGCGGCGTTCCAGAACACGCAGTTCAAGCTGGTCGAGCTCGCGACCCAGGTCGAGGTCGGACAGGCGTTCGTCGACAAGCTGCTCGCGGCGCACGTCCGCGGTGAGAACATCGTCACCGAGGTCAGCATGGCGAAGTGGTGGACCACCAACCTGCAGAAGCGCCTCACCAGCGAGTGCCTGCAGCTGCACGGCGGCTACGGCTTCATGACCGAGTACCCGATCTCGCAGGACTACGCCGACGCCGCGGTGCAGACGATCTACGCCGGCACCAACGAGATCATGAAGGTGATCATCGCGAAGCGGCTCGGGCTCGCGTCCTGA
- a CDS encoding DUF4239 domain-containing protein, whose amino-acid sequence MASLLALLAVRRRVPLEALQEQHDVAAACFAVIGGLCGIVVAFVMVSSWERFEEARERTEVEADALADLYRHGAALPDPGGARLRELTLAYARSVVEDEWPAMVEGQPSEKTYGIFRELWRTLLATNASEAKDVAVFQNTLGKMDDLSDARRDRLTYARVGLPWIVWAFLIGSGAVTVAFSYFFGLRQIASQLIMTAALALTIAAALLLIAEMQTPFTGAVQVPPHGFSRLLQSTHEEAR is encoded by the coding sequence GTGGCTTCGCTGCTCGCGCTCCTCGCGGTGCGCCGGCGCGTGCCGCTCGAGGCCCTCCAGGAGCAGCACGACGTCGCGGCGGCGTGCTTCGCGGTGATCGGCGGTCTCTGCGGCATCGTCGTCGCCTTCGTGATGGTGTCGTCGTGGGAGCGCTTCGAGGAGGCACGTGAGCGCACCGAGGTCGAGGCGGACGCGCTCGCGGACCTCTATCGCCACGGTGCGGCGCTGCCGGATCCGGGCGGCGCGCGGTTGCGCGAGCTGACGCTCGCCTACGCGCGCAGCGTGGTCGAGGACGAGTGGCCGGCCATGGTCGAGGGCCAGCCGAGCGAGAAGACCTACGGCATCTTCCGCGAGCTCTGGCGCACGCTGCTCGCCACGAACGCGAGCGAGGCGAAGGACGTCGCCGTCTTCCAGAACACGCTCGGCAAGATGGACGACCTGAGCGACGCGCGCCGCGACCGTCTGACGTACGCGCGCGTCGGGCTGCCGTGGATCGTGTGGGCGTTCCTGATCGGGTCGGGCGCCGTGACGGTCGCCTTCAGCTACTTCTTCGGGCTGCGTCAGATCGCATCACAGCTCATCATGACCGCGGCGCTCGCGCTGACGATCGCCGCCGCGCTGCTGCTGATCGCGGAGATGCAGACGCCGTTCACCGGCGCCGTGCAGGTGCCGCCGCACGGCTTCTCGCGCCTGCTCCAGAGCACGCACGAGGAGGCGCGCTAG
- a CDS encoding flavin reductase family protein: MDPNAKKTALRMIPYGLYVLTGRTSDGQVAAATVNWVTQASFAPPLVVVGVKTDSAAHEVIKTSGAFALNVLGKGQQKLAFTFFKPAEVSGDTISGERFRAGSTGAPILESTPAYVECKLVDTVERGDHSVFVGEVVEAGVAKEPEGRPDDATLWLKDLGEKTFYGG, translated from the coding sequence ATGGACCCCAACGCGAAGAAGACCGCTCTGCGCATGATCCCCTACGGCCTCTACGTCCTCACCGGGCGCACCAGCGACGGCCAGGTGGCCGCCGCGACCGTCAACTGGGTGACCCAGGCGTCGTTCGCGCCGCCGCTGGTCGTGGTCGGCGTCAAGACCGACTCCGCGGCGCACGAGGTGATCAAGACGTCCGGCGCGTTCGCGCTGAACGTGCTCGGCAAGGGTCAGCAGAAGCTCGCCTTCACCTTCTTCAAGCCCGCCGAGGTCTCGGGCGACACCATCTCCGGCGAGCGCTTCCGCGCCGGATCCACGGGCGCGCCGATCCTCGAGAGCACGCCCGCCTACGTCGAGTGCAAGCTGGTCGACACCGTCGAGCGCGGTGACCACTCGGTGTTCGTCGGCGAGGTGGTCGAGGCCGGCGTCGCGAAGGAGCCCGAGGGGCGTCCCGACGACGCGACGCTGTGGCTCAAGGACCTGGGCGAGAAGACCTTCTACGGCGGCTGA
- a CDS encoding carboxymuconolactone decarboxylase family protein, with amino-acid sequence MPRIEGASPRTRNPFVRFVFWYVRRQLGRDVQPLRGYATSSAVLASTVALEVGMERARRVDPRLRQLAELRVASLVGCPFCLDIGSALVRRAGVSDRQVRELHDWRRSDAFSPLEKLVLSYADRMTATPVVIDEDEFARLREHFDEAQIVELTAAIAHENLRARINHALGYGAEGFSADGVCALPARPVPPLTPVRTVAHDAA; translated from the coding sequence ATGCCACGCATCGAGGGTGCCTCGCCGCGCACGCGCAATCCGTTCGTGCGCTTCGTCTTCTGGTACGTCCGCCGCCAGCTCGGACGCGACGTGCAGCCGCTGCGCGGCTACGCCACGAGCTCGGCCGTGCTCGCGTCGACGGTCGCGCTCGAGGTCGGCATGGAGCGCGCGCGCCGCGTCGACCCACGACTCCGGCAGCTCGCCGAGCTGCGCGTCGCCTCGCTGGTCGGCTGCCCGTTCTGCCTCGACATCGGCTCGGCGCTGGTGCGCCGCGCGGGCGTCAGCGATCGTCAAGTACGCGAGCTGCACGACTGGCGCCGGAGCGACGCGTTCTCGCCGCTCGAGAAGCTCGTGCTGTCCTACGCCGACCGCATGACCGCGACGCCCGTGGTGATCGACGAGGACGAGTTCGCGCGCCTGCGCGAGCACTTCGACGAGGCGCAGATCGTCGAGCTCACCGCGGCGATCGCGCACGAGAACCTGCGCGCGCGCATCAACCACGCGCTCGGCTACGGCGCCGAGGGCTTCAGCGCGGACGGCGTGTGCGCCCTGCCGGCGCGGCCCGTGCCGCCGCTGACGCCGGTCCGCACCGTCGCGCACGACGCCGCCTGA
- a CDS encoding wax ester/triacylglycerol synthase family O-acyltransferase, with protein sequence MNEGRYVRLSGLDHAFLHFESEAAYMHVALTAVFEAGSLARADGGIDIARIRAHVAGRLHLLPRYRQRLHYVPLTNDPVWVDDADFDLDFHVRHSHLPRPGSEAQLKTLVARLLERPLDRRRPLWEMWFIEGLPGNRFAMLCKVHHCMVDGIAGIDLLAALLSPTPEARIERPRPWTPAPPPTSAQLLRDELRRRRDASLDALRGLTSLGGRDVQSLGARLGSLWSLLSTGVRGAAPTPFNAPIGPHRRVEWLGFDIAEMKAVKQRLGGTLNDVVLATVTGALRRYLAHHGAGVADGELRALIPVSTRAPSERGETGNRVSAWLAPLPIDEARPLERYRRIRATTEAYRTSHQERGAEVLAKTAEWTTALPLAAAVKLIGRTRAFNVIVTNVPGPPVPFYLLDATMIAGYPHVPLFENQGLGIALLSYAGKLYFGLVGEWDLVADIDRLAHWVEASYAELREAADVEPVRPRSERRLRRVHAVA encoded by the coding sequence GTGAACGAAGGACGTTACGTCAGGCTCTCGGGCCTCGACCACGCGTTCCTGCACTTCGAGAGCGAAGCGGCGTACATGCACGTCGCATTGACGGCCGTCTTCGAGGCGGGCTCGCTTGCGCGCGCGGACGGCGGCATCGACATCGCGCGCATCCGCGCGCACGTCGCAGGGCGTCTGCACCTCTTGCCGCGCTACCGGCAGCGCCTGCACTACGTGCCGCTGACCAACGATCCCGTGTGGGTCGACGACGCGGACTTCGACCTCGACTTCCACGTCCGGCACAGCCACCTGCCGCGTCCGGGGAGCGAAGCGCAGCTCAAGACGCTGGTCGCGCGCCTCCTCGAGCGTCCGCTCGATCGCCGCCGCCCGCTCTGGGAGATGTGGTTCATCGAGGGGCTGCCCGGAAACCGCTTCGCCATGCTGTGCAAGGTCCACCACTGCATGGTCGACGGCATCGCCGGCATCGACCTGCTCGCGGCGCTGCTCAGCCCGACGCCCGAGGCGCGCATCGAGCGGCCGCGGCCGTGGACGCCGGCGCCGCCGCCGACCTCGGCGCAGCTGCTGCGCGACGAGCTGCGCCGCCGGCGCGACGCCTCGCTCGACGCGCTCCGCGGCCTCACCTCGCTCGGCGGACGCGACGTCCAGTCGCTCGGCGCGCGGCTCGGCAGCCTGTGGAGCCTGCTCAGCACCGGCGTGCGCGGCGCGGCGCCGACGCCGTTCAACGCGCCGATCGGCCCGCACCGCCGCGTCGAGTGGCTCGGCTTCGACATCGCCGAGATGAAGGCCGTCAAGCAACGCCTCGGCGGCACGCTCAACGACGTCGTGCTCGCGACCGTCACCGGCGCGCTGCGCCGCTACCTCGCGCACCACGGCGCCGGCGTCGCCGACGGCGAGCTGCGGGCGCTGATCCCGGTCAGCACGCGCGCGCCGAGCGAGCGCGGCGAGACGGGCAACCGCGTCTCGGCGTGGCTCGCGCCGCTGCCGATCGACGAGGCGCGGCCGCTCGAGCGCTACCGGCGCATCCGCGCCACGACCGAAGCCTACCGCACGAGCCACCAGGAGCGCGGCGCCGAGGTGCTGGCGAAGACCGCCGAGTGGACGACCGCGCTGCCGCTCGCGGCGGCGGTGAAGCTGATCGGCCGCACGCGCGCCTTCAACGTCATCGTCACCAATGTCCCGGGGCCGCCGGTGCCGTTCTACCTGCTCGACGCGACGATGATCGCGGGCTACCCGCACGTGCCGCTGTTCGAGAACCAGGGGCTCGGCATCGCGCTCCTGAGCTACGCCGGCAAGCTCTACTTCGGCCTGGTTGGCGAGTGGGACCTGGTGGCGGACATCGACCGGCTCGCGCACTGGGTCGAGGCGTCGTACGCCGAGCTGCGCGAGGCGGCCGACGTCGAGCCCGTGCGGCCGCGGTCCGAGCGCAGGCTGCGGCGCGTGCACGCGGTGGCCTGA